A stretch of [Clostridium] scindens DNA encodes these proteins:
- a CDS encoding RDD family protein yields the protein MQNNCNRPDVAYAGFWVRLAAYCIDSVIVFAGLLVVRLFLSGITAVVEGTAFGGNVLFHYTLKDIILYVFHVLYFILCTYLTGTTLGKRAMNLRVVSADWGQRLSLLDVVYRETVGRFLCSLSIGIGYIIVGFDGEKRGIHDMLCDTRVIYAKKIKVFPVYQMPKGYPGPQGYGAAPGQMPPMGEPTPAPGNPVPGQMPPTAGPKPAQEETKNNLPEDK from the coding sequence ATGCAGAACAATTGCAATAGACCTGATGTAGCCTATGCAGGCTTCTGGGTACGTCTGGCAGCTTATTGTATCGATAGCGTGATCGTGTTTGCAGGACTTTTGGTCGTCAGGCTGTTTCTATCCGGAATTACTGCTGTAGTGGAAGGCACGGCCTTTGGTGGCAATGTGCTGTTCCACTATACGCTGAAAGACATTATACTGTATGTATTCCATGTCCTGTACTTTATTCTGTGCACCTACCTTACCGGGACCACGCTTGGGAAAAGGGCCATGAACCTGCGGGTAGTAAGCGCGGATTGGGGGCAGAGGCTGAGCCTTTTGGATGTCGTGTACCGGGAGACTGTGGGAAGGTTCCTTTGCAGCCTTTCCATTGGAATCGGCTATATTATCGTAGGATTTGACGGGGAGAAGCGGGGCATCCATGATATGCTGTGCGATACCCGGGTCATCTATGCTAAGAAGATCAAGGTATTCCCGGTATACCAGATGCCAAAAGGATATCCGGGGCCTCAGGGATATGGGGCGGCACCGGGGCAGATGCCTCCGATGGGCGAACCAACGCCAGCACCGGGAAATCCAGTACCGGGGCAGATGCCGCCGACAGCCGGGCCAAAGCCGGCGCAGGAGGAAACCAAGAATAATCTGCCTGAGGATAAATAA
- a CDS encoding response regulator transcription factor yields MKLLLVEDEPILSKSIARGLKKRGYMVDCAYDGEEALELYAVNEYDLMILDLNLPKLDGMEVLRQVRQEDDAMRILILSARTAAEDKIEGLDAGCSDYLTKPFDFGELEARIRSLLRRQFIHRSTELCCGRIRVDTAARRVFVGKEPVELAPKEYSILEYLMHHREQVVSAEELIEHIWESDADLFSNSFKVHLHTLKKKLDGAGGAGQYIVTRRGQGYLIKELGEDML; encoded by the coding sequence ATGAAACTGCTTTTAGTAGAGGATGAACCGATTCTGTCAAAATCTATTGCCAGAGGGCTGAAGAAACGCGGCTATATGGTAGACTGTGCCTATGACGGGGAAGAAGCGCTGGAATTATACGCAGTCAATGAATATGATTTGATGATTTTGGATTTGAATCTTCCAAAACTCGATGGCATGGAAGTTCTGCGACAGGTAAGGCAGGAGGACGACGCCATGCGGATATTGATTCTATCAGCCCGCACAGCGGCGGAAGACAAGATTGAAGGCCTGGACGCGGGATGCAGCGATTACCTGACGAAGCCATTTGACTTTGGAGAATTGGAGGCACGGATACGCAGCCTGCTGAGACGCCAGTTCATCCACCGAAGTACGGAACTTTGCTGCGGACGCATACGGGTTGATACTGCTGCCAGGCGTGTCTTCGTAGGCAAAGAGCCGGTGGAGCTGGCTCCAAAAGAATACAGCATTCTGGAATATCTGATGCACCACCGCGAACAGGTAGTCAGTGCGGAAGAATTGATTGAACATATCTGGGAAAGCGATGCGGATCTTTTTTCTAATTCTTTCAAAGTGCATTTGCATACGCTGAAGAAAAAACTGGACGGCGCAGGCGGCGCCGGGCAGTATATTGTGACCAGGCGGGGCCAGGGATACCTGATCAAGGAGTTAGGAGAGGATATGCTATGA
- a CDS encoding sensor histidine kinase, with amino-acid sequence MRRKSLRIQITAAVGIIVTLACLALTANSIYSANNYYAGYLEDQSSSEAMVPPPGTYEEDIPERDGQIVADITRSFSVQGVAAMALAILACVLFAWWACGRLLRPLEELTGRIHAVDQEKLNQPLPIPGGTAEVRLLAESFNGMLDRLNQSFQMQRRFAADAAHELKTPLAAMKTTLQVLQMEEAPSKEEYQEFVQDTQESLERLICTVENLLALASREARNDDEPVSLKSLTLNVARGLEPKAAVQHITVSVEGEEVVAKGSPALFYRAIYNVIENAIKYNHPGGQVQARVMKSNNGQAAITVTDTGIGIPQESMESIFEPFYRADPSRSQKIEGSGLGLSIVRQIMEQYGGSVTVEDSNETGSTIVLRFICWDET; translated from the coding sequence ATGAGAAGAAAGTCTCTGAGAATACAGATTACAGCAGCAGTGGGAATCATCGTCACGCTGGCCTGTCTGGCGCTGACGGCTAACTCCATCTATTCTGCCAACAATTACTATGCAGGCTATCTGGAAGACCAGTCATCTTCCGAAGCCATGGTACCGCCTCCGGGGACTTATGAGGAAGATATCCCGGAAAGGGATGGGCAGATCGTGGCGGATATTACCCGCAGTTTTTCGGTGCAGGGAGTGGCCGCCATGGCGCTTGCCATACTGGCCTGTGTCTTGTTCGCCTGGTGGGCCTGCGGGCGCCTGCTCAGGCCATTGGAGGAATTAACCGGGAGAATCCATGCCGTTGATCAGGAAAAATTGAATCAGCCGCTGCCGATCCCTGGGGGAACAGCCGAAGTACGCCTGCTGGCGGAATCCTTTAATGGAATGCTTGACCGCCTGAACCAGTCCTTCCAGATGCAGCGGCGTTTTGCGGCAGACGCGGCACATGAGTTAAAGACGCCTCTGGCGGCAATGAAAACGACCCTCCAGGTACTGCAGATGGAGGAGGCGCCCAGTAAGGAAGAGTATCAGGAGTTCGTTCAGGATACGCAGGAGAGTTTGGAGAGGCTGATTTGTACGGTAGAAAATCTTCTGGCCCTGGCCAGCAGAGAGGCCAGGAATGACGACGAACCGGTTTCGCTAAAGTCGCTGACTCTGAATGTAGCCAGGGGACTTGAGCCTAAAGCGGCGGTACAGCATATTACGGTATCCGTCGAGGGCGAAGAAGTGGTGGCGAAAGGAAGTCCCGCTTTATTTTACCGTGCTATTTACAATGTGATAGAGAATGCCATTAAGTATAACCATCCGGGCGGGCAGGTGCAGGCAAGAGTAATGAAAAGCAATAATGGACAGGCTGCTATCACTGTCACGGATACGGGAATCGGGATACCGCAGGAAAGCATGGAATCTATCTTTGAGCCTTTTTACCGCGCCGACCCTTCCCGTTCCCAGAAGATTGAAGGATCGGGCCTGGGACTTTCGATTGTACGCCAGATTATGGAACAGTATGGCGGATCAGTTACGGTGGAGGATTCAAATGAGACAGGGAGCACGATTGTGTTACGGTTTATATGCTGGGATGAAACGTAA
- a CDS encoding M13-type metalloendopeptidase: MKIRVISCLLAGVLSLSMALGACSQKPGETKKGPAVTLSDEEVVTMEKAADYLSYAAAGYNKEVPGKKELMDNFLGLSEKDDATRIQVLIMTSRAFGELPKPIGNNARLAPSGVELSGAPQWAMEDIEKLNEAGILVQNDLGETVGSKENRTDGKTEDAQTGDSGTDSDAVSQSDSVKDSVSEPSGEKEAVSQESADPSGTITGKELKTLVRRIYALYGTELKDDFYAAVNKKDLDTKEIPSGETDAGGTYDQRILVQKQVNTIIKEIVEGDGYAPGSMEQKIKEYYESALDFNTRNALGAEPIRKYLEAIENARSMEQLSDAQIISMKEVASGSFLGVMYMTDTRDTQKTIPTLMPAIEPEEETDESQEKLNQRLLVLSGESEEQAKDHIKAYEKLKQAMKAYEEGGKEKTDPGADVRYVNLDELQKLYPGFDVKAIIEASGDDIPTEFCLMSPAMFEGFAELMQDEQYLPGIQTALKLNLITSNYTSLSQDFLDAFDEYNQETMGQAPSENTKEETAYALVQNALGTYIDRLYAKRYFSPEAKKYVNGMVQQFIRIYKERIEKLEWMSGNTKKAAIHKLESMKFFIGYPDKWDTTLDSLKITDSFFDNQVAVSKLSAQRNRKEAEAKNKGGLEAYMKIPVADVNAYYDQYSNTMCFPAGILQAPQFDVNASLEENLGGIGTTIAHEITHAFDNTGAKFDAKGLQKDWWEPKDYERFEALCKKAAEFYDGWESAPGIAMNGEQTLGENIADIGGMACALEALGKTENPDYDAFFRAYARGWLKCTTRERAGSLAEIDEHSSSNLRVNRVLSNFQEFYDTYNIKEGDGMFAAPTERITIW; encoded by the coding sequence ATGAAGATAAGAGTAATTTCCTGCCTGCTGGCAGGCGTTCTGTCACTAAGTATGGCACTTGGGGCATGTTCCCAAAAGCCAGGAGAAACAAAGAAGGGGCCTGCGGTTACGTTGAGCGATGAGGAAGTAGTGACAATGGAAAAAGCGGCTGATTACCTCTCCTATGCAGCCGCGGGATATAACAAGGAGGTGCCCGGGAAGAAGGAACTGATGGATAATTTCCTTGGACTTTCAGAAAAAGACGATGCCACGCGTATTCAGGTATTGATCATGACAAGCAGGGCTTTTGGAGAACTGCCAAAGCCCATAGGGAACAATGCCCGCCTGGCTCCCTCCGGTGTGGAGTTATCCGGTGCCCCGCAGTGGGCCATGGAGGATATCGAGAAACTTAATGAAGCAGGTATTCTTGTTCAAAATGACTTGGGAGAAACAGTTGGGTCTAAGGAAAACAGAACGGATGGAAAGACAGAGGACGCGCAGACAGGGGATTCCGGCACGGACAGCGATGCCGTCAGCCAATCGGACAGCGTGAAAGACAGCGTGTCAGAACCTTCGGGAGAAAAGGAAGCAGTTTCGCAGGAAAGCGCTGACCCTAGCGGGACAATTACCGGTAAAGAGCTTAAGACGCTAGTACGGCGGATTTACGCGTTATATGGAACGGAATTAAAGGATGATTTTTATGCGGCGGTCAATAAGAAAGATTTAGATACAAAGGAAATCCCCAGCGGAGAGACGGATGCGGGAGGGACCTATGACCAGCGGATACTGGTTCAGAAACAGGTGAATACTATTATCAAAGAAATTGTGGAAGGGGATGGATATGCGCCTGGCAGTATGGAACAGAAAATCAAAGAATATTATGAAAGCGCCCTGGACTTTAATACACGCAATGCCCTGGGCGCAGAACCAATAAGGAAATATCTGGAGGCTATTGAAAATGCGCGGAGCATGGAGCAACTAAGCGACGCGCAGATTATATCCATGAAGGAAGTCGCAAGCGGAAGTTTCTTGGGAGTGATGTATATGACCGATACCCGGGATACGCAGAAGACCATTCCGACGTTGATGCCGGCGATAGAGCCAGAAGAAGAGACAGACGAGAGTCAGGAGAAACTCAACCAAAGGCTCCTGGTCTTAAGCGGAGAGAGCGAGGAACAGGCAAAAGACCACATAAAGGCTTATGAAAAATTGAAGCAGGCAATGAAGGCGTACGAAGAAGGCGGGAAGGAAAAAACTGATCCAGGCGCGGATGTACGTTATGTGAATCTGGATGAACTGCAGAAACTGTATCCGGGGTTTGATGTGAAAGCGATAATTGAAGCAAGCGGAGATGATATCCCAACAGAATTCTGCCTGATGTCGCCGGCTATGTTTGAAGGTTTCGCCGAACTTATGCAGGATGAGCAATATCTCCCTGGCATCCAGACTGCCTTGAAGCTGAACCTTATCACTTCCAACTATACAAGTTTGAGCCAGGATTTTCTGGATGCATTTGACGAGTACAATCAGGAAACGATGGGACAGGCGCCCAGTGAAAATACGAAGGAAGAGACGGCGTATGCCCTGGTTCAAAATGCTCTGGGAACATATATTGACCGCCTGTATGCCAAGCGGTATTTTTCTCCCGAAGCGAAAAAATATGTAAACGGCATGGTACAGCAATTTATCCGCATTTATAAAGAGCGGATTGAGAAACTGGAATGGATGAGCGGGAACACAAAGAAAGCGGCAATCCACAAACTGGAAAGCATGAAATTCTTTATAGGCTATCCGGACAAATGGGATACCACTTTGGACAGCCTTAAGATAACGGACAGTTTCTTTGACAATCAGGTGGCTGTTTCCAAACTCAGCGCCCAGAGAAACCGTAAGGAAGCTGAGGCAAAAAACAAGGGCGGGCTGGAAGCCTATATGAAAATTCCCGTAGCTGATGTCAACGCCTATTATGACCAGTACAGCAACACGATGTGTTTCCCGGCAGGAATTCTTCAGGCGCCCCAATTTGACGTAAATGCTTCTCTGGAAGAGAATCTGGGCGGAATTGGCACGACGATTGCCCACGAAATTACCCACGCGTTTGATAACACGGGAGCAAAATTTGATGCAAAAGGCCTTCAGAAAGACTGGTGGGAGCCAAAGGACTATGAAAGATTCGAGGCGCTGTGTAAAAAAGCGGCTGAATTCTATGATGGCTGGGAGTCGGCCCCTGGTATTGCTATGAATGGAGAGCAGACATTGGGAGAAAATATCGCGGACATAGGAGGAATGGCCTGTGCTCTAGAGGCGCTTGGGAAAACAGAAAATCCTGATTATGATGCATTTTTCCGGGCCTATGCCAGAGGGTGGCTGAAATGCACCACCCGGGAAAGAGCCGGCAGCCTGGCGGAAATTGATGAACACAGTTCCAGCAATCTACGGGTAAACCGGGTATTATCCAACTTCCAGGAATTCTACGATACTTATAACATTAAAGAGGGAGACGGCATGTTTGCAGCCCCGACGGAACGAATTACTATCTGGTAA
- the pheT gene encoding phenylalanine--tRNA ligase subunit beta, producing the protein MNTSLSWIKAYVPDLDVTAQEYTDAMTLSGTKVEGYEELDADLSKIVVGQIDKIEKHPDADKLIICQVNIGSESVQIVTGANNVHEGDKVPVVLDGGRVAGGHEPGSRVAGGIKIKKGKLRGIESCGMMCSIEELGSDRDMYPEAPEEGIYIFKDDVEVGSSAIEALGLNDVVFEYEVTSNRVDCFSVIGIAREAAATFGKEFHPPVVTATGNNEDVNDYIKVSVKDSELCPRYCARVVKNIKIGPSPKWMQRRLASVGIRPINNLVDITNYVMEEYGQPMHAYDLDTIADREIIVRTAAKGEKFTTLDGQEREMDDTVLMICDGKKSIGIAGIMGGENSMITDDVKTMLFEAACFDGTNIRKSSKKVGLRTDASGKFEKGLDPNNAQAAIDRACQLVEELGAGEVVGGMVDVYGKKKEPVRVPFDANEINNLLGTDISKEEMIGYFEKIGLSYDEESSEVIAPTFRHDLYRIADLAEEVARFYGYDNIPTTLPRGEATTGKLSFKLRVEEVARDIAEFCGFSQGMTYSFESPKVFDKLMIPEDSPLRQTVEIINPLGEDYSIMRTTSLNGMLTSLATNYNRRNKGVRLYELGNVYLPKALPLTELPEERMQFTLGMYGDGDFFSMKGVIEEFFDKVGMHGKETYDPQAGKPYLHPGRQANIIYDGTVVGYLGEVHPDVADTYGIGTKAYIAVIDMPEVVKRATFDRKYTGIAKFPAVNRDISMVMPKEILVGQVEEVIEKKGGAYLESYALFDLYEGAQIKEGYKSVAYSIVFRAKDKTLEDAEVAEAMERILKELEGMGIELRK; encoded by the coding sequence ATGAATACATCATTATCATGGATAAAAGCGTATGTTCCGGACCTGGATGTGACGGCTCAGGAATATACGGATGCAATGACCTTATCCGGAACAAAGGTAGAAGGATATGAAGAACTGGACGCGGATCTTTCTAAGATCGTGGTAGGCCAGATTGACAAGATTGAAAAGCATCCGGATGCAGATAAGCTGATTATCTGCCAGGTGAATATAGGAAGCGAGTCCGTACAGATCGTGACAGGCGCCAACAACGTGCATGAAGGCGACAAAGTGCCGGTGGTACTGGACGGAGGACGCGTGGCAGGCGGACATGAGCCTGGAAGCCGCGTGGCGGGCGGAATTAAGATCAAAAAAGGAAAGTTAAGAGGCATAGAAAGCTGCGGCATGATGTGCTCGATTGAAGAACTGGGCTCTGACCGGGATATGTACCCGGAAGCGCCGGAAGAGGGAATCTATATCTTCAAGGACGATGTAGAAGTCGGAAGCAGCGCGATTGAAGCATTGGGGCTGAATGACGTAGTATTTGAATATGAAGTCACCTCCAACAGAGTGGATTGCTTTAGCGTCATCGGAATTGCAAGGGAAGCGGCCGCTACGTTCGGAAAGGAATTCCACCCTCCGGTAGTTACAGCAACCGGTAATAATGAGGATGTGAACGACTATATCAAGGTGTCGGTAAAGGACAGCGAGCTGTGCCCGAGATACTGTGCAAGAGTCGTTAAGAATATCAAGATCGGGCCATCCCCGAAATGGATGCAGAGACGCCTTGCTTCCGTAGGTATCCGTCCGATCAACAATCTGGTGGATATTACCAACTATGTGATGGAAGAATACGGACAGCCGATGCATGCCTATGATCTGGATACGATCGCTGACCGCGAGATTATTGTCCGCACGGCAGCCAAAGGCGAGAAATTTACGACCCTGGACGGACAGGAAAGGGAGATGGATGACACCGTGCTGATGATCTGCGATGGCAAGAAGTCCATTGGTATTGCAGGAATCATGGGCGGAGAGAACTCCATGATCACAGACGATGTTAAGACAATGCTTTTCGAGGCTGCCTGCTTTGACGGAACCAATATCCGCAAGTCCAGCAAAAAGGTAGGACTTCGTACAGATGCTTCCGGAAAGTTCGAGAAGGGGCTGGATCCGAATAATGCCCAGGCGGCGATCGACCGTGCCTGCCAATTGGTAGAAGAACTGGGAGCCGGCGAAGTGGTCGGAGGAATGGTGGACGTTTACGGCAAGAAAAAAGAGCCAGTAAGAGTTCCATTTGATGCAAATGAGATTAACAATCTTCTGGGAACGGATATTTCTAAAGAAGAGATGATCGGCTATTTTGAAAAGATTGGCCTTTCTTATGATGAAGAGAGCAGCGAGGTCATTGCGCCTACCTTCCGTCATGACCTGTATCGTATCGCCGATCTGGCGGAAGAGGTTGCCAGGTTCTATGGATATGACAACATTCCTACCACCCTTCCAAGGGGGGAGGCTACGACAGGAAAACTGTCCTTTAAGCTCAGAGTAGAAGAGGTAGCCCGCGATATCGCGGAATTCTGCGGATTCAGCCAGGGCATGACCTATTCTTTCGAGAGTCCGAAAGTGTTCGATAAACTGATGATACCGGAGGATTCGCCGCTTCGACAGACCGTAGAGATCATCAATCCTCTTGGAGAGGATTACAGCATCATGCGTACCACATCCCTGAACGGAATGCTGACTTCTCTGGCCACCAATTATAATAGAAGAAACAAAGGAGTAAGACTGTACGAACTGGGAAATGTATACCTTCCAAAGGCGCTGCCGCTTACAGAACTTCCGGAAGAAAGAATGCAGTTTACGCTGGGTATGTACGGAGATGGAGACTTCTTCAGCATGAAGGGCGTGATCGAGGAATTCTTTGATAAAGTGGGAATGCATGGAAAAGAGACCTATGATCCCCAGGCAGGCAAGCCATATCTGCATCCGGGGCGTCAGGCTAATATCATTTACGACGGAACCGTTGTGGGATATCTCGGAGAAGTGCATCCAGATGTAGCCGATACTTACGGAATCGGGACCAAGGCATATATTGCAGTGATCGACATGCCTGAGGTTGTAAAGAGAGCCACATTTGACAGGAAATATACCGGAATTGCCAAGTTCCCGGCCGTGAACCGCGACATCAGCATGGTAATGCCGAAAGAGATCCTGGTTGGCCAGGTAGAAGAAGTGATTGAGAAAAAGGGCGGAGCCTACCTGGAGAGCTATGCGCTGTTTGACCTTTATGAAGGCGCGCAGATTAAGGAGGGCTATAAGTCCGTGGCATACTCCATCGTATTCCGTGCTAAGGATAAGACACTGGAGGATGCGGAAGTAGCTGAGGCAATGGAAAGAATCCTGAAAGAACTGGAAGGCATGGGAATCGAGCTTCGCAAATAG
- the sppA gene encoding signal peptide peptidase SppA, with protein MKKKQIIGLVIAAVLFIAVGVSSVLTNTFSQKMLNDSVEHILTGDYRFNAPLSDYIAIVRVEGTIQEQTQTGIFDSPEGYQHLTTMEYIDDLMEDSNNKGILLYVDSPGGTVYESEELYLKLKDYKEATGRPVWDYMAHYAASGGYMVSMASDKIYANSNTVTGSIGVIMSGFDMTGLYEKLGIRYFSITSGKNKDSSQMTDEQMAIYQAQVDEYYNKFVSIVAEGRGMSEEAVRELADGRTYTADQAIDNGLIDTISSFEDMQAAMSKELGVNNYYELESPSGTFASLFAQVKDLIPKSEAQILKETAADMESGVPMYYAEQLQ; from the coding sequence ATGAAGAAAAAACAGATAATCGGCCTGGTGATCGCAGCGGTATTGTTTATTGCCGTAGGAGTATCCAGCGTGCTGACGAATACATTTTCCCAGAAAATGCTGAATGACAGCGTAGAGCATATACTCACCGGGGATTATAGATTCAATGCGCCGCTGAGCGATTATATTGCCATCGTAAGAGTAGAAGGAACTATTCAGGAGCAGACCCAGACCGGCATATTTGATTCGCCGGAAGGATATCAGCACCTGACGACAATGGAGTACATTGATGATTTAATGGAAGACTCCAATAATAAGGGCATCCTTTTGTATGTGGATTCCCCGGGTGGAACCGTCTATGAGAGCGAGGAACTGTATCTGAAGTTAAAAGATTACAAAGAGGCCACAGGGCGTCCAGTCTGGGATTATATGGCACACTATGCAGCGTCCGGAGGATACATGGTATCAATGGCAAGCGACAAGATCTATGCAAATTCCAATACCGTTACCGGCTCCATCGGCGTGATTATGTCCGGATTTGACATGACCGGGCTCTATGAGAAACTGGGGATCCGATACTTTAGCATCACCAGCGGCAAGAATAAGGACAGTTCCCAGATGACAGACGAGCAGATGGCAATCTATCAGGCGCAGGTAGACGAGTACTATAATAAATTTGTCAGCATTGTCGCAGAAGGCCGGGGCATGTCCGAAGAGGCAGTGAGAGAACTGGCAGACGGCCGTACCTATACCGCCGATCAGGCAATTGACAACGGGCTGATCGATACGATCAGTTCATTTGAAGATATGCAGGCAGCCATGAGCAAAGAACTGGGAGTCAATAATTACTACGAGCTGGAGAGCCCATCCGGCACATTTGCCTCCTTATTCGCCCAGGTAAAAGACCTGATACCGAAGTCAGAAGCCCAGATACTGAAAGAAACCGCAGCAGACATGGAAAGCGGGGTGCCGATGTATTATGCAGAACAATTGCAATAG
- the queA gene encoding tRNA preQ1(34) S-adenosylmethionine ribosyltransferase-isomerase QueA, protein MKRQDFYYELPEELIAQDPLKDRSSSRLLVLDKESGAVSHHVFKEITDYLHEGDCLVINDTKVIPARLIGSKVGTEGKIEILLLKRKENNVWETLVKPGKKAKIGTKISFGEGLLIGEVVDIVDEGNRLIQFTYEGIFEEILDRLGQMPLPPYITHQLEDKNRYQTVYATHTGSAAAPTAGLHFTPELLDEIEQKGIEIARVTLHVGLGTFRPVKVEEITEHHMHSEFFQIDKEAARKINYAKDSGKRVICVGTTSCRTIESAADETGHLKACSGWTEIFIYPGYQFKILDCLITNFHLPESTLIMLVSALAGREHVLAAYEEAVKERYRFFSFGDAMLIV, encoded by the coding sequence ATGAAACGTCAAGATTTTTACTATGAATTACCCGAAGAATTGATCGCCCAGGATCCGCTAAAGGATCGTTCCAGCTCCAGGCTTCTTGTACTTGACAAGGAGTCTGGGGCTGTTTCCCATCATGTATTCAAAGAGATTACAGACTATCTGCATGAGGGAGACTGCCTGGTGATCAATGACACGAAGGTAATTCCGGCAAGGCTGATTGGTTCCAAGGTTGGGACTGAGGGCAAGATAGAGATACTATTATTGAAACGGAAAGAAAATAATGTATGGGAGACTCTTGTCAAGCCGGGAAAGAAGGCTAAGATCGGAACGAAGATCAGTTTCGGGGAAGGGCTTTTGATTGGCGAGGTTGTGGATATCGTGGACGAAGGGAACCGTCTGATCCAGTTTACCTATGAGGGAATCTTCGAAGAGATTCTGGACAGGCTGGGGCAGATGCCGCTGCCGCCATACATTACCCATCAGCTGGAGGATAAGAACCGCTATCAGACGGTCTATGCAACCCATACCGGCTCTGCTGCAGCTCCTACGGCCGGCTTGCATTTTACGCCGGAGCTGCTGGACGAGATTGAGCAAAAAGGCATAGAAATTGCGAGAGTCACGCTGCATGTAGGGCTTGGCACGTTCCGTCCAGTGAAGGTAGAAGAGATTACGGAGCACCACATGCATTCCGAGTTCTTCCAGATAGACAAGGAAGCCGCAAGGAAGATCAATTATGCCAAGGATTCCGGGAAAAGAGTTATCTGCGTGGGAACCACCAGCTGCCGGACCATAGAATCCGCAGCAGATGAAACCGGACACTTGAAGGCTTGCAGCGGATGGACGGAGATATTCATATATCCGGGCTACCAGTTCAAGATCCTGGACTGCCTGATTACGAATTTCCATCTTCCCGAGTCCACCCTTATTATGCTGGTATCCGCGCTGGCAGGCCGGGAGCACGTGCTGGCTGCCTATGAAGAGGCGGTGAAGGAACGGTACCGGTTTTTTAGTTTTGGGGATGCGATGCTGATAGTATAA